A DNA window from Prosthecobacter debontii contains the following coding sequences:
- the rsfS gene encoding ribosome silencing factor, whose translation MESIEIARLCAKYADDKKAENIMLLDLRGLSPVTDFFVIATASSNPQLRAVRDEIVEQLREEHGEKPLFSDGTYESQWLIVNFPNVLVHILSPEKREYYALEELWGDAPKLDWNDTAPIADPTPRAPKKKPAKKTAAKKTAKKAPAKKAAKKAAKKSK comes from the coding sequence ATGGAATCCATCGAGATCGCACGCCTGTGCGCCAAATATGCAGATGATAAGAAGGCGGAGAATATCATGCTCCTAGATCTGCGCGGCCTTTCGCCGGTAACGGACTTTTTCGTCATCGCCACCGCGTCATCAAACCCTCAATTGCGCGCCGTTCGCGATGAGATCGTCGAGCAACTGCGCGAAGAACATGGTGAAAAACCCCTCTTCAGCGATGGCACTTACGAAAGCCAGTGGCTGATCGTCAACTTCCCCAACGTGCTGGTGCACATTCTCTCTCCTGAGAAGCGTGAATACTACGCCCTCGAAGAGCTGTGGGGTGATGCGCCGAAACTGGACTGGAACGACACCGCTCCTATTGCAGATCCCACACCGCGTGCGCCGAAGAAAAAGCCCGCCAAGAAAACAGCCGCTAAAAAGACAGCCAAAAAGGCCCCAGCCAAGAAAGCGGCTAAAAAAGCCGCCAAGAAGAGCAAGTAA
- a CDS encoding choice-of-anchor D domain-containing protein yields the protein MRKNLILSLFTDMLVFPPSKKAWLVRWSFWCSLLWLTNTVWAAGEVDPNFNPDANNNVYAFSIQPDDRIVIGGNFTSVGGQSLSRLTRLLSNGLLDPSFPGSVSSVVYGLNQQADRKLLLSGYFNTVNGQARGSGALLSQDGVLGSGFNFQSNQSVEVAVPQADGGIIVGGFFTQLMGATRNYIARVNAGGELDTVFNPDANDVVRTVAVTPEGKIIIAGSFTTIGGTSKTRIARLNADGSLDDSFLGTANGSAYALLLQPDGKILLGGNFTSVGGVTRQQLARLNTDGSLDTSFPNPALNGLINSMVLQANGKIIIGGQFTSVQGSPRNRLARLNSDGSLDSSFDPNVNSNVHSLMLQKDGRLLVGGVFSMVGSEPRNSIARLTNDAADDQLAVISGNEIQWLRGGSSPEVNWTEFEVSMDGGTQWVLLGKGERISGGWQMTNLNLPDGGYIRARGIVTGGRFSGSSWWVESLKGYHRTMVVEQPAGQALENITSSVNFGPVAPDSSATREFTLKNTGAVALEGLSFSLVGLPSSGFSIKGTPATTLQAGENMQVAVILTGSEVGDQVGSLRIVSNASQDAFDIHLTGQVLSFDTDSDGDGLNDASELQMAALGFDWQISQGELVATLFDHASKAGLYTADQVQTLNIGARLVQRNAATQSFSFSIGLKKSTDLVSYEDVFLTAPMATFTAEGKLEFQLDAPEKTQFFRLEAH from the coding sequence TTGCGCAAAAACCTTATTCTAAGTCTTTTCACTGATATGCTGGTATTCCCCCCGTCCAAAAAAGCTTGGCTCGTTCGTTGGAGCTTTTGGTGCTCATTGCTGTGGCTAACGAACACGGTTTGGGCTGCTGGGGAGGTAGATCCGAACTTTAATCCCGACGCTAATAACAACGTCTATGCCTTCTCGATCCAGCCTGATGATAGAATCGTGATCGGAGGCAACTTTACCTCGGTGGGAGGACAGTCACTTTCCAGACTTACGCGCTTGCTGTCGAATGGTCTTTTAGATCCAAGCTTTCCGGGCTCGGTCAGTAGTGTCGTGTATGGATTGAATCAACAGGCTGATCGTAAGCTCCTTTTGTCAGGCTATTTTAATACCGTCAACGGACAAGCTCGTGGTAGTGGAGCTCTGCTGAGCCAAGACGGCGTGTTGGGAAGCGGGTTTAATTTCCAAAGCAATCAAAGTGTTGAGGTCGCGGTGCCTCAGGCGGACGGAGGAATCATCGTTGGAGGCTTTTTTACCCAGCTTATGGGAGCTACACGCAACTACATCGCACGGGTCAATGCAGGAGGTGAACTGGACACTGTATTCAACCCAGATGCCAACGATGTCGTTCGCACGGTAGCAGTGACTCCCGAGGGGAAAATCATCATAGCAGGATCGTTCACAACGATTGGCGGGACGAGCAAAACTCGCATCGCGCGATTGAATGCCGATGGTTCGCTTGATGACTCATTTCTGGGCACAGCCAATGGTTCGGCCTACGCCTTGCTTTTGCAGCCCGACGGCAAAATTCTTCTGGGAGGAAACTTCACCTCTGTTGGGGGAGTGACAAGGCAGCAACTGGCACGACTCAATACAGACGGCAGTCTAGACACCTCTTTTCCGAACCCAGCACTGAATGGACTCATCAATTCCATGGTGTTACAGGCCAATGGAAAGATAATCATCGGTGGACAATTCACAAGTGTTCAGGGCTCGCCTCGCAATCGGTTGGCTCGATTAAATTCGGACGGTTCGCTAGACTCATCGTTCGACCCGAATGTGAACAGCAATGTCCATTCTTTGATGTTGCAGAAAGATGGCCGTCTATTGGTCGGAGGTGTTTTCTCTATGGTCGGAAGTGAGCCTAGAAACTCAATTGCCCGGCTAACTAATGATGCGGCTGATGATCAGCTTGCGGTCATTAGTGGGAATGAGATTCAATGGCTCCGCGGAGGATCGTCACCTGAAGTCAACTGGACTGAGTTTGAGGTATCGATGGATGGCGGCACCCAGTGGGTGCTTCTGGGTAAAGGAGAGCGCATCAGTGGCGGATGGCAGATGACGAATCTCAATTTGCCGGATGGCGGATATATTCGAGCACGTGGGATTGTTACGGGCGGGCGATTTTCCGGCAGTTCTTGGTGGGTGGAATCTCTCAAAGGATATCATCGGACCATGGTGGTCGAACAGCCAGCCGGGCAGGCTCTCGAAAACATCACGTCGAGCGTGAACTTCGGTCCGGTCGCTCCAGACTCGTCAGCCACCAGAGAGTTTACGCTGAAAAATACGGGTGCAGTGGCCTTGGAGGGCTTGAGTTTCTCGTTGGTCGGCCTGCCTTCTTCAGGTTTTTCTATCAAAGGAACTCCGGCGACGACTCTGCAAGCAGGTGAAAATATGCAAGTGGCTGTAATCTTGACGGGTTCAGAGGTTGGAGACCAAGTCGGTTCCCTTCGTATAGTGAGCAATGCTTCACAAGATGCCTTTGATATCCATCTGACCGGGCAAGTCTTATCATTCGATACCGACAGCGATGGTGATGGACTTAACGACGCCTCTGAGCTGCAAATGGCAGCGCTCGGCTTCGATTGGCAGATCTCTCAGGGAGAGTTGGTCGCTACTTTGTTTGATCATGCTAGCAAAGCAGGGCTCTATACCGCAGATCAGGTGCAAACTTTAAACATCGGCGCGCGCTTGGTTCAGCGAAATGCCGCGACCCAGAGTTTTTCATTTTCGATTGGCCTGAAAAAATCAACGGATCTAGTGTCCTATGAAGATGTGTTTCTAACAGCTCCAATGGCCACTTTTACCGCTGAGGGTAAGCTGGAGTTTCAGTTGGATGCGCCAGAGAAGACTCAATTCTTCAGGTTAGAGGCACATTAG
- a CDS encoding ParA family protein, producing the protein MPSHIVAFLNFKGGVGKTTNTVNIAAIMAMHKQLAGRRVLVIDLDPQSNTTLWLINREGYRKAFENDLTIHKLFTSFEKGGKPDLSSLIQTGVLENLTTGGRLDLVPGSFQMLELEERPSLGHHIKQADGVLAAALRPLREDYDYILIDCPPAWSLFTRNALRAADFILVPYTPDYLALEGIKWINQLLRKYTHDSAPNRVAKLGGVIVNRYRNFQPVQAALLEMREVLDVYSQLQNLDIQVFEPMIREASAVTDSNNVQQALVTERPYDPVTKDLVALTQNLITFFQRFPKPDA; encoded by the coding sequence GTGCCCTCACACATCGTCGCATTTCTCAACTTCAAAGGTGGCGTCGGCAAAACCACCAACACGGTTAACATCGCTGCCATCATGGCGATGCACAAACAACTCGCCGGAAGGCGGGTGCTAGTGATCGACCTTGATCCACAGAGCAACACCACTCTTTGGCTGATCAATCGAGAGGGCTATCGAAAAGCTTTCGAAAACGACCTCACGATCCACAAGCTCTTCACCAGTTTTGAAAAAGGAGGTAAACCCGACCTCTCATCCTTGATCCAAACCGGTGTCTTAGAAAACCTCACGACAGGGGGGCGCCTCGATCTTGTTCCGGGGTCTTTCCAGATGCTGGAATTGGAGGAAAGGCCCTCTCTGGGACACCACATCAAGCAGGCTGATGGCGTCTTAGCGGCGGCGCTCAGACCTCTCCGAGAGGACTATGATTATATTCTGATCGATTGCCCGCCAGCTTGGTCTCTCTTTACCCGCAATGCGCTTCGTGCAGCGGATTTTATCCTGGTGCCTTACACGCCTGATTACCTCGCTCTGGAAGGTATCAAATGGATTAACCAACTTTTACGCAAATACACCCATGATTCGGCCCCGAATCGCGTGGCCAAGCTCGGCGGCGTGATTGTGAACCGATATCGAAACTTCCAGCCTGTGCAGGCAGCCTTGCTGGAAATGCGTGAAGTCTTGGACGTTTACAGCCAGCTGCAGAACCTCGATATCCAAGTCTTCGAACCGATGATCCGGGAGGCTTCTGCGGTGACGGATTCCAATAATGTTCAGCAAGCCCTTGTCACCGAGCGGCCTTATGATCCAGTGACCAAAGATCTTGTCGCCCTCACCCAAAATTTGATCACCTTTTTCCAACGCTTTCCCAAGCCTGACGCATGA
- the hisA gene encoding phosphoribosylformimino-5-aminoimidazole carboxamide ribotide isomerase produces MTRFRPCIDLHDGRVKQIVGSSLSDSGSGLKTNFVSDRDSAWYARQYQEDGLTGGHVILLGPGNEEAAKSALSAYPQGLQVGGGIRPCNAAEYLEAGASHVIVTSYLFETDGTFSETRLQKMVAAAGKDRLVIDLSCKATASGWTVAMNRWQTLTDLHVTPETLKYLAEHCAEFLIHAVDVEGKCEGMDEALVVFLGQHSSIPMTYAGGIRHLDDLRRLDVLSHGRVDGTIGSALDMFGGSGARYADCVAFNRR; encoded by the coding sequence ATGACCCGTTTTCGCCCCTGCATTGATCTCCACGACGGCCGTGTGAAACAAATCGTGGGCTCAAGCCTGAGTGACTCCGGTAGCGGGCTGAAAACCAATTTCGTCAGTGACCGAGATTCGGCCTGGTATGCTCGCCAGTATCAGGAAGACGGGCTCACAGGCGGGCACGTGATCTTGTTAGGGCCTGGCAACGAAGAGGCGGCTAAGAGTGCTCTCTCCGCCTATCCGCAAGGGCTTCAAGTGGGGGGGGGCATCCGACCCTGCAACGCGGCGGAATATCTGGAGGCGGGGGCCAGTCACGTCATCGTGACCAGCTACCTCTTTGAGACCGATGGCACCTTCTCCGAGACGCGTTTGCAAAAAATGGTGGCGGCGGCGGGTAAGGATCGCCTCGTCATTGATCTGAGCTGCAAGGCGACTGCCAGCGGCTGGACGGTGGCCATGAATCGCTGGCAGACGCTGACGGACCTGCATGTTACCCCCGAGACTCTGAAATATCTGGCAGAGCACTGTGCGGAGTTTCTTATTCACGCCGTGGATGTGGAGGGTAAGTGCGAAGGCATGGATGAAGCCCTCGTCGTGTTTCTTGGCCAGCACAGCTCCATCCCGATGACCTACGCCGGGGGCATCCGCCATCTGGATGATCTGCGCCGCTTGGACGTTCTGAGTCACGGACGTGTGGATGGCACCATCGGCAGTGCCCTGGATATGTTCGGCGGCTCGGGCGCACGTTATGCCGACTGTGTCGCCTTTAATCGTCGTTAA